One window from the genome of Natronomonas pharaonis DSM 2160 encodes:
- a CDS encoding DUF255 domain-containing protein, translating into MTFRDGTLVDWHAWGEEPFARADREKTPILCSLTAPWCDWCHRMDEEVYSDPKLAANIGESFIPVRVNVDEHPRVRERYNMGGFPTTVFLTPDGEVLSGATYLGRDGFRQVLDSVRESWDAKGGAAGRVPRSLSDDDRPAGEVTAAIEAHMVEQVAASFDDEFGGWGTGAKFPLPRTVSFALKRDRERATRTLEAIRTHLLDTYDGGFYRFAETRSWGEPHREKLVDENAALVSTFAHGYLYTGEEAYLQSAERTVDYLTTTAWAGEAFAGSQAASDYYTLEPTERENAEPPHVDETVFADRNGMAAEALFEIAALTDDDSPARYAERALDHVLETLVDDGHVSHFADDASETGLLADHARLLAGLTTAAQVTGPDGWLEPARAIADDAIDRLKTADGSFRDGDPTGAGLLGRPLYPLETNAEFADALLDLWGLTGDDRYMTAATDAIAAFAGAYERMGVEVAQYATAAARAHYDPVVVRTPPAGSDLHRAALRIADHEKVVVPEDRETAVVVRSGETSAPAEAPDELLDRAASGPAP; encoded by the coding sequence ATGACCTTTCGCGACGGGACACTCGTCGATTGGCACGCGTGGGGCGAAGAACCGTTCGCCCGCGCCGACCGCGAGAAGACGCCGATACTCTGTTCGCTGACCGCGCCGTGGTGTGACTGGTGTCACCGGATGGACGAGGAGGTCTACTCGGACCCGAAGCTCGCCGCCAACATCGGCGAGAGCTTCATTCCGGTACGGGTCAACGTCGACGAACACCCGCGCGTCCGCGAGCGATACAACATGGGCGGGTTCCCGACGACGGTTTTTCTGACGCCAGACGGCGAAGTGCTCTCGGGGGCGACGTATCTCGGCCGCGACGGCTTCCGGCAGGTCCTCGACAGCGTCCGCGAATCGTGGGACGCAAAGGGCGGGGCTGCTGGCCGCGTGCCACGGTCGCTGTCCGACGACGACCGGCCGGCTGGCGAGGTAACGGCCGCCATCGAGGCGCACATGGTCGAACAGGTGGCTGCGTCCTTCGACGACGAGTTCGGCGGCTGGGGCACGGGCGCGAAGTTCCCGCTGCCACGGACCGTCTCGTTTGCGCTCAAGCGGGACCGCGAGCGGGCAACGCGGACGCTGGAGGCGATTCGAACCCACCTGCTCGACACCTACGACGGCGGCTTCTATCGGTTCGCCGAAACCCGAAGCTGGGGCGAGCCACACCGTGAAAAGCTCGTCGACGAAAACGCCGCGCTCGTCTCGACGTTCGCCCACGGCTACCTCTATACGGGCGAGGAGGCCTACCTGCAAAGCGCCGAGCGGACCGTCGACTATCTCACGACGACCGCATGGGCCGGCGAGGCGTTTGCTGGCAGCCAGGCCGCAAGCGACTACTACACGCTGGAGCCGACAGAGCGCGAGAATGCCGAACCGCCCCACGTCGACGAGACAGTGTTTGCCGACCGCAATGGGATGGCCGCCGAGGCGCTTTTTGAGATTGCAGCGCTCACCGACGACGACAGCCCGGCACGGTACGCCGAGCGCGCCCTCGACCACGTCCTCGAGACGCTCGTCGACGACGGCCACGTCAGCCACTTTGCAGACGATGCAAGCGAGACCGGACTGTTGGCCGACCATGCCCGGCTGCTGGCTGGGCTAACGACCGCTGCGCAGGTAACCGGCCCTGACGGCTGGCTGGAGCCGGCCCGGGCCATCGCTGACGACGCCATCGACCGCCTCAAGACGGCCGACGGCTCCTTCCGTGACGGCGACCCGACCGGAGCCGGATTGCTCGGCCGACCGCTGTATCCGCTAGAGACGAACGCCGAGTTCGCCGACGCGCTGCTCGATTTGTGGGGGCTCACCGGCGATGACCGCTACATGACGGCCGCGACCGACGCAATCGCAGCCTTCGCAGGAGCCTACGAACGAATGGGCGTCGAGGTCGCCCAGTATGCGACCGCGGCGGCACGTGCCCACTACGACCCGGTCGTCGTTCGGACGCCGCCGGCCGGCAGCGACCTCCATCGGGCGGCGCTCCGGATCGCCGACCATGAAAAGGTCGTCGTGCCGGAAGACCGGGAGACAGCCGTCGTCGTCCGAAGCGGCGAAACGAGCGCGCCGGCGGAAGCCCCCGACGAGCTCCTCGACCGCGCGGCGTCGGGGCCGGCACCCTAA
- a CDS encoding preprotein translocase subunit SecD, producing the protein MNLQLKKHWRIWLLVVFVLISTVALFGPLGDDAADEPTGDAAPEIEGEQQGDEMEAAQPDGDPDGEQPVGQVNGDVATASQITNLQFGLELSGGTQVRAPFIGMTVSNLEFGPDEQGDIEQTLQDELDLGTGDVRADAEDGTVEVFQDEYVGGIERSDFAAAMQEAGYSVDTGDVGMGVTGDTRDGVEDVLNDRLRERGLGGGSAAQVSAPGQQFMVVEVPGADRETVVDLIGERGQVEIWALFPGDDGDYETRSLLDQDDLADIGQARQDDGYYVPIRLDEQAGPRFGQAMRDHGFDQDGGVRCNYDLSRSLEENLDDEPGRCLMTVLDGEVVFAAGVNPNLSSSFASGAFDDDPSYRTTTTSFEDARDLEINMRAGALRTELDIDNRGTSFFLLPSLAERFKALSLVTGAAAIFAVAVMVFFRYRKPEVAAPMLLTAGSEVYILLGFAAAVGLPLDLSHIAGFIAVIGTGVDDLVIIADEIMQQGDVSTSKVFESRFKKAFWVIGAAAATTILAMSPLAVLSLGDLQGFAIITIVGVLIGVLITRPAYGDILRILVLEDD; encoded by the coding sequence ATGAATCTGCAACTCAAGAAACACTGGCGTATCTGGCTGCTTGTCGTCTTCGTACTGATAAGTACAGTCGCCCTGTTCGGACCACTCGGTGACGACGCGGCCGACGAGCCGACGGGCGACGCGGCACCGGAGATAGAGGGCGAACAGCAGGGCGACGAGATGGAAGCCGCACAGCCCGACGGGGACCCGGATGGCGAACAACCCGTCGGGCAGGTCAACGGTGATGTCGCGACCGCCTCACAGATAACGAACCTCCAGTTCGGGTTAGAACTGTCCGGCGGGACACAGGTGCGGGCACCCTTTATCGGGATGACCGTCTCGAACCTCGAGTTCGGCCCTGACGAACAGGGCGACATCGAGCAGACACTACAGGACGAACTGGACCTCGGGACCGGTGACGTCCGAGCCGATGCCGAGGACGGTACCGTCGAGGTCTTCCAAGACGAATACGTAGGCGGCATCGAACGGAGCGATTTCGCTGCGGCGATGCAGGAAGCCGGCTACAGTGTTGACACCGGCGATGTCGGGATGGGCGTTACCGGCGACACCAGAGACGGCGTCGAGGATGTCCTCAACGACCGACTCCGCGAACGCGGCCTCGGCGGCGGGTCGGCCGCACAGGTAAGCGCCCCCGGCCAGCAGTTCATGGTTGTCGAGGTACCGGGCGCCGACCGTGAGACGGTCGTTGACCTCATCGGCGAGCGGGGACAGGTCGAAATCTGGGCGCTGTTCCCCGGAGACGACGGTGACTACGAGACTCGGTCGCTACTCGACCAGGACGACCTCGCTGATATCGGACAGGCACGACAGGACGACGGCTACTACGTCCCGATTCGGCTCGACGAACAGGCCGGCCCCCGGTTCGGCCAAGCGATGCGCGACCACGGATTCGACCAGGACGGCGGCGTCCGCTGTAACTACGACCTCAGCCGCTCGCTGGAGGAGAACTTGGACGACGAACCCGGCCGCTGTCTGATGACGGTCCTCGACGGCGAGGTCGTCTTCGCGGCAGGCGTGAATCCGAACCTCTCGTCGTCGTTCGCCAGCGGGGCCTTCGACGATGACCCCTCCTACCGAACGACGACGACCTCCTTCGAGGACGCCCGTGACCTCGAAATCAACATGCGCGCTGGCGCGCTCCGAACGGAGCTGGACATCGACAACCGCGGCACGTCGTTCTTCCTGCTGCCGAGCCTCGCAGAGCGGTTCAAAGCGCTGTCGCTTGTGACTGGCGCTGCGGCTATCTTCGCGGTCGCCGTGATGGTCTTCTTCCGCTACCGCAAGCCCGAGGTCGCCGCGCCGATGTTGCTGACCGCCGGCTCCGAGGTGTACATCCTGCTTGGCTTTGCGGCCGCGGTAGGCTTACCGCTCGACCTGTCTCACATCGCCGGCTTCATCGCCGTCATCGGTACCGGGGTCGACGACCTCGTGATAATCGCGGATGAAATCATGCAACAGGGTGATGTGAGCACCTCAAAGGTGTTCGAATCGAGGTTTAAGAAGGCCTTCTGGGTTATCGGGGCCGCGGCGGCGACAACAATCCTCGCCATGTCGCCGCTTGCGGTCCTCTCGCTGGGTGACCTGCAGGGCTTTGCCATCATCACCATCGTTGGTGTCCTCATCGGCGTGCTGATAACGCGGCCCGCATACGGCGACATCCTCCGGATTCTCGTTTTGGAGGACGACTAA
- the secF gene encoding protein translocase subunit SecF, producing MDLSVPKVDYSDYTNRQLVTIPLAVLAFALAILAVATVVTGSPVALGMDFTGGAELQVETTDSQAEIEAQFDEPVESITQVGSPTSNTYIIEFQSGDYDDLGDLVAQAEAAGYEIQQEGERSASFAADSQQQALFGIAIAFAGMALLVAAMFRTFVPSIAVIASAFSDIMIPLALMRLFDIELTLGTVAALLMLIGYSVDSDLLLNNHVLRRHGDFYTSTFRAMRTGVTMTVTSIAAMIVMTVVASLLGIPLLPDVGLILVFGLLADLMNTYLLNVSLLRYYKYEGIAK from the coding sequence ATGGACCTGTCGGTACCGAAAGTCGACTACTCCGACTACACCAACCGCCAGCTCGTGACGATTCCGCTCGCCGTGCTGGCGTTCGCGCTCGCGATTCTTGCTGTCGCGACGGTGGTGACGGGGTCGCCGGTCGCCCTCGGGATGGATTTCACGGGCGGCGCGGAGCTCCAAGTCGAAACCACCGACTCGCAGGCTGAGATCGAAGCGCAGTTCGACGAACCCGTCGAGTCGATAACGCAGGTCGGCTCGCCGACGAGTAACACCTACATTATCGAGTTCCAGTCGGGCGATTACGACGACCTCGGCGACCTCGTCGCCCAGGCAGAGGCTGCCGGCTATGAGATACAACAGGAAGGCGAACGCTCCGCGAGCTTCGCCGCCGACTCACAACAGCAGGCACTGTTCGGCATAGCCATCGCCTTCGCCGGCATGGCACTGCTCGTGGCGGCGATGTTCCGGACGTTCGTCCCGTCCATCGCCGTCATCGCCTCTGCCTTCTCGGACATCATGATTCCGCTGGCGCTGATGAGACTCTTCGATATCGAACTGACGCTTGGGACGGTCGCAGCGCTGTTGATGCTTATCGGGTATTCAGTCGACTCGGACCTGCTCTTGAACAACCACGTGCTCAGGCGACACGGGGACTTCTATACCTCGACGTTCCGTGCGATGCGGACGGGTGTGACGATGACGGTCACCTCTATCGCGGCGATGATAGTGATGACGGTCGTCGCTTCGCTGCTCGGCATCCCGCTGCTGCCGGATGTCGGCCTCATCCTCGTGTTCGGGCTGCTGGCTGACCTGATGAACACCTACCTGCTCAACGTGAGCCTGCTCCGCTACTACAAGTACGAGGGAATCGCAAAATGA
- a CDS encoding ArsR/SmtB family transcription factor: MSRLLPTRTDETPERSGDPAVLYVDDERAEQLFGALSAETTRDVFCVLNDAPCTASEVAERLGLSLQNAGYHLDKLREAELIEVVDVCYSEKGREMDVYAVAADPTVLVLGTEENRPRVRQAIERLVAGVGAPAALIAVWKSASDTVRELFGQ; this comes from the coding sequence ATGAGTAGACTCCTGCCGACACGAACGGACGAGACACCCGAACGCAGCGGCGACCCCGCAGTCCTCTATGTCGACGACGAACGCGCCGAACAGCTGTTCGGTGCGCTCTCGGCGGAGACGACCCGCGATGTGTTCTGTGTGCTGAACGACGCGCCGTGTACGGCCTCCGAGGTCGCCGAGAGGCTCGGGCTCTCGCTGCAGAACGCCGGCTACCACCTCGACAAGCTTCGGGAAGCCGAACTCATCGAGGTCGTCGATGTCTGCTACTCGGAGAAGGGCCGGGAAATGGACGTGTATGCCGTCGCCGCCGACCCGACGGTGCTTGTGCTCGGCACTGAGGAAAACCGGCCACGGGTTCGGCAGGCGATAGAGCGCCTCGTCGCCGGCGTCGGCGCACCAGCGGCGCTCATCGCCGTCTGGAAGAGCGCCTCGGATACGGTTCGGGAGCTGTTCGGCCAGTAG
- a CDS encoding thioredoxin domain-containing protein → MSPDLTRRGYLAVTAAAGGAALAGCSDDVTADPDAIDDADRPALGAENAPVTVTVFEDYGCPACARFKAQALPALIDQYIETGEVRYLHADFPIPVDEAWSHPVANAAREVFFEAGNDAFWLFSSSIYDHQGSYSLDAIETVAADVADDEAVGAAARAAADEEAHSERIAADRDRGESWGVGGTPAVFVDETEVDPAYDEIDSAIQDRL, encoded by the coding sequence ATGTCACCCGACCTCACCCGACGGGGCTACCTCGCTGTGACCGCCGCGGCCGGCGGGGCGGCGCTGGCGGGCTGTTCTGACGATGTCACGGCCGACCCCGACGCCATCGATGACGCCGACCGACCGGCGCTTGGTGCCGAGAACGCCCCCGTGACGGTTACTGTGTTCGAGGATTACGGCTGTCCGGCCTGTGCGCGGTTCAAAGCGCAGGCGCTGCCGGCTCTCATCGACCAGTATATTGAAACAGGCGAGGTCAGATATCTGCACGCTGATTTCCCGATTCCGGTCGATGAAGCGTGGTCCCATCCTGTCGCCAACGCCGCCCGCGAGGTCTTTTTCGAGGCCGGTAACGACGCATTCTGGCTCTTTTCGTCGTCCATCTACGACCATCAGGGGAGCTACTCGCTAGACGCCATCGAGACCGTCGCCGCTGACGTGGCCGACGACGAGGCCGTCGGTGCGGCCGCCCGGGCCGCTGCCGACGAGGAAGCCCACAGCGAACGCATCGCTGCCGACCGTGACCGCGGCGAGTCATGGGGCGTCGGCGGGACGCCGGCCGTCTTCGTCGACGAAACGGAGGTCGACCCCGCCTACGATGAGATTGACAGCGCTATCCAAGACCGGCTCTGA
- a CDS encoding redox-regulated ATPase YchF produces MSYTIGLVGKPSVGKSTFFNAATMNDVPEGAYPFTTIDPSMGEAYVRVECAAPEFDHSCTPNHGYCADGMRFVPTKLVDVAGLVPGAHEGKGLGNQFLTDLNEADVLIHVVDFTGETDLEGEPTEDHDPRDDIDFLENELDMWYLDILEKGIERYESGYHGTERDIEADLAEQMSAFGIGEDELKQVILALDLPLAPEPWDAADRERLAREIRIRTKPMVIAANKMDTEAAQENWEPITSDPDYEHLTFVPVSAHAEKALKQGDEQDVLSYRPGDDGFEITADLPDEKQAGLEQIREFIDDFGGTGVQSALETALFDELDAIAVFPGARKPQDDGTFLQDCFVLPGGSTAEEFAYFLHTDIGDGFLHAHDVRSGRQVGADTELSHRDVVEITTTN; encoded by the coding sequence ATGAGCTACACCATCGGACTCGTCGGCAAGCCCTCTGTCGGCAAGTCCACCTTCTTCAACGCCGCGACGATGAACGACGTTCCCGAGGGAGCCTATCCGTTCACGACCATCGACCCATCGATGGGTGAGGCCTACGTTCGCGTCGAGTGTGCGGCCCCGGAGTTCGACCACAGCTGTACACCGAACCACGGCTACTGTGCCGACGGCATGCGGTTCGTCCCGACGAAGCTGGTCGACGTGGCCGGGCTCGTTCCCGGTGCCCATGAAGGAAAGGGGCTCGGAAACCAGTTCCTGACCGACCTCAACGAAGCCGACGTGCTGATACACGTCGTCGATTTTACTGGCGAAACTGACCTCGAAGGCGAGCCAACCGAGGACCACGACCCACGTGACGACATCGACTTCCTCGAAAACGAACTCGATATGTGGTATCTCGATATCCTCGAAAAGGGTATCGAACGATACGAGTCCGGCTATCACGGCACCGAGCGCGACATCGAGGCCGACCTCGCCGAACAGATGTCGGCGTTCGGCATCGGGGAGGACGAACTCAAGCAGGTCATTCTCGCACTCGACCTGCCGCTTGCCCCCGAGCCGTGGGACGCCGCCGACCGCGAACGGCTAGCCCGCGAAATCCGCATCCGGACGAAGCCGATGGTCATCGCCGCCAACAAGATGGACACCGAGGCCGCCCAAGAAAACTGGGAGCCGATAACGTCCGACCCCGACTACGAGCACCTGACGTTCGTGCCCGTCTCGGCCCACGCGGAGAAGGCTCTCAAGCAGGGCGACGAGCAAGACGTTCTCTCGTACCGCCCCGGCGACGACGGGTTCGAAATAACCGCCGACCTGCCGGACGAAAAGCAGGCCGGCCTCGAACAGATACGCGAGTTCATCGACGACTTCGGCGGCACCGGCGTCCAGTCGGCGCTGGAGACCGCGCTCTTCGATGAACTCGACGCGATTGCAGTCTTTCCCGGCGCGCGCAAGCCGCAAGACGACGGCACCTTCCTGCAGGATTGTTTCGTGCTTCCCGGCGGCTCGACCGCCGAGGAGTTCGCCTACTTCCTCCACACCGACATCGGAGATGGGTTCCTCCATGCCCACGACGTTCGGTCGGGCCGGCAGGTCGGGGCCGACACCGAACTGAGCCATCGCGACGTCGTCGAAATCACGACGACGAACTGA
- a CDS encoding cytochrome P450 — translation MSTRLPEPPEAGLLNALRFGTDTFRFLEGIQARFDDGTSVSIPGRPPLVVLTGPDLVGEALDRPEDFPRVPAQDAVTMIAENGLVQSEGALWSQQRSVMAPSFSGEQVTAYANTTGRRIEARADQWAAAGARTTDLHREMTSLTVRVASEILLGEDIGTERADQFHEWMQVAGEEFEFGIETVLPDWVPTPTSGEFEQAAAGIRELSEQLIERRRESLAAGERPDASDMLTMLIRAEDNPDIDYPENQIRDEVATFLIAGHETTALSLTYTLCLLSWHPEARRRVRQEADEALGDGPPTHDDLAELTYTRRVYDEALRLYPPAWGVFRQANGDVTLGQYTIPDGSAVIMPLWSIHRDGSYFEQPDTFDPDRWERRTPRAVDAYRPFSSGPHACIGRGFALAGSTLVLARLVRDFDIDVPESALDDLRLTPTLRPADGVEATIQPVGGR, via the coding sequence ATGTCAACAAGACTCCCGGAACCGCCGGAAGCGGGGCTTCTCAACGCGCTCCGGTTTGGGACTGACACCTTCCGGTTTCTCGAAGGGATACAGGCCCGGTTCGACGACGGAACATCGGTTTCGATTCCGGGACGGCCGCCGCTTGTCGTACTGACCGGTCCCGACCTCGTCGGTGAAGCGCTTGACCGTCCGGAGGATTTCCCCCGTGTTCCCGCTCAGGATGCGGTGACGATGATAGCTGAGAACGGCCTCGTACAGAGCGAGGGTGCGCTCTGGTCCCAGCAGCGCTCGGTGATGGCCCCGTCGTTTAGCGGCGAGCAGGTGACCGCCTACGCGAACACAACCGGGCGGCGAATCGAGGCCCGGGCCGACCAGTGGGCAGCCGCCGGAGCGAGAACAACCGACCTCCATCGGGAGATGACCTCTCTCACCGTCCGGGTTGCCTCGGAGATACTGCTGGGTGAGGACATCGGCACGGAGCGCGCCGACCAGTTCCACGAGTGGATGCAGGTCGCGGGCGAGGAGTTCGAATTCGGTATCGAAACCGTCCTGCCCGACTGGGTGCCGACGCCGACATCGGGCGAGTTCGAGCAGGCGGCAGCGGGTATCCGGGAGCTGAGCGAACAGCTCATCGAACGCCGACGGGAGAGCCTTGCTGCCGGCGAACGTCCCGACGCGTCCGATATGCTCACGATGCTCATTCGCGCCGAGGACAACCCCGATATCGACTATCCCGAAAACCAGATTCGAGACGAGGTCGCGACGTTTCTCATTGCCGGCCACGAGACGACGGCATTGAGCCTCACCTACACATTGTGCCTGCTGTCGTGGCATCCCGAGGCTCGCCGCCGGGTTCGCCAAGAGGCCGACGAAGCTCTCGGCGACGGACCGCCAACGCACGACGACCTCGCGGAGCTTACGTACACTCGGCGGGTCTACGATGAGGCGCTACGCCTCTACCCGCCCGCGTGGGGTGTTTTCCGGCAGGCAAACGGCGATGTTACCCTCGGGCAGTATACCATCCCGGACGGTTCAGCGGTCATCATGCCGCTGTGGTCGATTCACCGCGATGGCAGCTACTTTGAGCAGCCCGACACGTTCGACCCGGACCGCTGGGAGCGGCGCACCCCGAGAGCTGTCGACGCCTATCGTCCCTTTTCGAGCGGCCCGCATGCGTGTATCGGCCGCGGGTTCGCGCTGGCCGGATCGACGCTCGTCCTTGCGCGACTCGTCCGCGATTTCGACATCGACGTTCCGGAATCAGCGCTAGACGACCTCCGGTTGACGCCGACGCTCCGGCCAGCCGACGGCGTCGAAGCAACAATTCAACCAGTCGGCGGTCGGTGA
- a CDS encoding thiamine pyrophosphate-dependent dehydrogenase E1 component subunit alpha: MDTADAIDAFAEGENLHRRLDADGQPLVDGYEPPLSDDRLRELHRDMRLARHFDERMVSLQRQGRIGTYAPLAGQEAAQFGSMYALDDDDWVSYQYREHGAVIDRGGLADYIRYWMGYESGNATLVEHNIAPLNISIAAHVPHAVGMAWAAKLRGDDRAVVCHFGDGATSEGDFHEGANIAGVFDVPAVFVCNNNQWAISVPQAAQTASDTFAAKAEAYGFPGVRVDGMDPLATYEVMDEALDRAKSDDERPTDAGTASRPSLVEAVQYRFGAHTTADDPSAYRTDEAVERWRRWDPLPRFEGFLREFGLLDDEAVSAVESDVEATVADAVDQAMAVEPDPDDLFADAYAELPDDIKSQRAYLQRLREEYGDKALREEH; encoded by the coding sequence ATGGACACAGCGGACGCCATCGACGCCTTCGCCGAAGGCGAGAATCTCCACCGCCGGCTTGATGCCGACGGACAGCCGCTCGTCGACGGCTACGAGCCGCCGCTCTCCGACGACCGGCTACGTGAGCTACACCGGGATATGCGCCTTGCGCGCCACTTCGACGAGCGGATGGTCAGCCTCCAGCGGCAGGGGCGAATCGGCACCTACGCGCCGCTTGCCGGTCAGGAGGCCGCACAGTTCGGTTCGATGTATGCCCTCGATGACGACGATTGGGTGAGCTATCAGTACCGCGAACACGGTGCAGTCATCGACCGCGGCGGCCTCGCCGACTACATCCGCTACTGGATGGGCTACGAATCCGGCAACGCGACACTCGTCGAGCACAACATCGCGCCGCTGAACATCTCGATTGCGGCGCACGTCCCACACGCCGTCGGGATGGCATGGGCCGCAAAGCTCCGCGGCGACGACCGGGCCGTTGTCTGCCACTTCGGCGACGGCGCAACCAGCGAGGGGGATTTCCACGAAGGAGCTAACATTGCCGGCGTCTTCGACGTGCCGGCGGTGTTTGTCTGTAATAACAATCAGTGGGCGATTTCCGTGCCGCAGGCCGCACAGACGGCAAGCGACACGTTCGCGGCGAAGGCCGAAGCCTATGGCTTCCCGGGTGTCCGTGTCGACGGGATGGACCCGCTTGCGACCTACGAGGTCATGGATGAGGCGCTCGACCGGGCGAAATCGGACGACGAGCGGCCGACCGACGCCGGCACGGCAAGCCGGCCGTCGCTCGTCGAGGCCGTGCAGTACCGCTTCGGCGCACACACGACCGCCGACGACCCCTCGGCGTACCGGACCGACGAGGCCGTCGAGCGTTGGCGGCGCTGGGACCCGCTGCCGCGGTTTGAGGGTTTCCTCCGCGAGTTCGGGCTGCTCGACGATGAGGCGGTTTCGGCGGTCGAATCGGACGTAGAGGCGACCGTCGCCGACGCCGTCGACCAAGCGATGGCCGTCGAGCCGGACCCCGACGACCTCTTTGCGGACGCCTACGCGGAACTCCCGGACGATATCAAATCACAGCGTGCGTACCTACAGCGGCTTCGCGAGGAGTACGGCGACAAAGCGCTACGTGAGGAGCATTGA
- a CDS encoding acetate and sugar kinases/Hsc70/actin family protein yields the protein MSDDSTEEPDEDTTEEPDEDTTEATEGAAVGVKLGSTRTVLKTDDTVDKMLTCLATYEDALTGEERILYGEEAAREYPDTVRYMLRSGLPEDDENAEAAAKFFQAVVEANDVPEASGVVYAVPTMENEAGIRNLESVIESAAIGDVFTRAYPESLCGAVPVFGGVEALDEIFLSINLGSTNLEACAFRRGEALAPYATGGVTGSEVDRRIVSYIEEETQGRVNVDLTTAREYKEEHANFDAFEPFTDVIQQPGGGAHEFTIEDSVMDACDEYLDEVVDAVANEFLPELANDYMKVYQIALDETIVLTGGMACIPGLVDEFERRLSDELQRDIKADAADRPDLAAAEGAHEIASQLLKHQS from the coding sequence ATGAGCGACGACTCAACAGAAGAACCGGACGAAGACACCACGGAAGAACCGGACGAAGACACCACCGAGGCGACCGAAGGGGCAGCCGTCGGCGTTAAGCTCGGAAGCACACGAACCGTTCTGAAGACCGACGACACCGTCGACAAGATGCTCACGTGTCTGGCGACCTACGAGGACGCTCTCACCGGCGAGGAACGCATTCTCTACGGCGAGGAAGCCGCCCGCGAGTACCCTGATACCGTTCGGTATATGCTTCGGTCGGGGCTGCCGGAGGACGACGAGAACGCCGAGGCCGCCGCGAAGTTCTTCCAAGCGGTCGTTGAGGCCAACGACGTTCCCGAAGCAAGCGGCGTCGTGTACGCGGTCCCCACGATGGAAAACGAGGCCGGCATCCGGAATCTCGAATCGGTCATCGAATCGGCTGCCATCGGCGACGTCTTCACCCGCGCATATCCTGAATCCCTCTGTGGAGCGGTTCCGGTCTTCGGCGGTGTCGAGGCGCTTGACGAAATCTTCCTCTCGATTAATCTCGGGTCGACGAACCTCGAAGCCTGTGCCTTCCGTCGTGGCGAGGCCCTCGCACCGTATGCGACCGGCGGTGTCACCGGCAGCGAAGTTGACCGCCGTATCGTCTCCTACATCGAAGAAGAGACACAGGGCCGAGTCAACGTCGACCTCACGACGGCCCGCGAATACAAGGAGGAACACGCCAACTTCGACGCCTTCGAGCCGTTCACGGACGTCATCCAGCAGCCCGGCGGCGGCGCACACGAGTTTACCATTGAAGACAGTGTCATGGACGCCTGCGACGAGTATCTCGACGAGGTTGTCGACGCCGTCGCCAACGAGTTCCTGCCGGAACTGGCAAACGACTACATGAAGGTCTATCAGATCGCTCTCGATGAGACAATCGTGCTGACCGGCGGTATGGCCTGCATCCCGGGGCTCGTCGACGAGTTCGAGCGGCGGCTCAGCGATGAGCTCCAGCGGGACATCAAAGCGGATGCGGCCGACCGTCCCGACCTCGCAGCCGCCGAAGGCGCACACGAAATCGCTAGCCAGCTGCTCAAACACCAGTCCTGA
- a CDS encoding universal stress protein, translating into MFEEILLPVDGSEDATAAATRGFDIARAHGSRVHVICVADTGPLSDYQLPGERTSAAEALGDRAERVVESVVASAATDGIEVTTATPTGPAPETILDYADEVEADLIVMGTRGRGGVERLMLGSVTEHVVRRSDVDVLVHGGTD; encoded by the coding sequence ATGTTCGAAGAGATACTGCTGCCGGTCGACGGCAGCGAGGACGCGACCGCCGCCGCGACCCGCGGTTTCGACATCGCGCGCGCTCATGGCAGCCGCGTCCACGTCATCTGTGTCGCCGACACCGGTCCGCTAAGCGACTACCAGCTTCCCGGCGAGCGGACCTCGGCGGCGGAGGCACTCGGTGACCGGGCCGAGCGCGTCGTCGAGTCGGTCGTGGCGTCGGCGGCAACGGACGGTATCGAGGTGACGACCGCAACGCCGACCGGGCCGGCACCGGAGACGATTCTCGACTACGCCGACGAGGTCGAAGCCGACCTCATCGTCATGGGGACGCGAGGGCGGGGTGGTGTCGAGCGGCTTATGCTCGGCAGCGTCACAGAACACGTCGTTCGGCGAAGCGATGTCGATGTCCTCGTCCACGGTGGCACCGACTAG